One Rhodoferax sp. GW822-FHT02A01 genomic window, ATTGCTGAACGGCGACTGATAGTTCGTTATGGAAATCTTCCATCAGAATTGATACCGAAGTCGGTGGAGTTCCGAAGTTCGTGCCAAAGTAGACCATATAACTTCGCAGGCAATCGAAATCTGATCCTCGGTAATTGCCTGCCACGCAGGGACACGCCTGCGGAGCCGTACGGAAAAACATACGGCGATGAAGGTATCTGGTATCTAGTAGGCCGGGTTGGTGCTGTAGCGGATCCGCTGAAAGCTCTTTCAAGATTTCGGTGCAGGAATCGACGACAGTTTGTATGTCCGGATGCTTTGAGTAATCCCAGTTGTTACAGTCTTCGTGCTGCATCTACCTGTCAGTGGTAGGGGCTCCTAGCTAAGTTTGATGCCCAGCTCGGTTCCATTGATTTTCTGTTTTCAGCTGCAGCGACGGCTTCCTCTGCCAAAGCTAGCAACTCCGGATCCAACTCTTCGTCAGCAGCGGCCAAGGACTTGGTTACTGCTAAGAAATTTTGATGAGAAGCCTGGACGCTCTCGGCCCAAGACATTTCTGCTATCGCGCCTGCACCGATTGCAACAAGGTGAAGTTGATGCACCGCATCGCTTAATTCAACGAGTGCAGCCATCTGCTTGCGCACCTCTTGGTAAACGCGCGTATCTTTTTTGATCTCTTGAAGCTGCGTAGATACCTTGTCCAGAGATATCTGCTGAGCCTGCAGTGTGGTCTGCAGTTTCGA contains:
- a CDS encoding Fic family protein; protein product: MQHEDCNNWDYSKHPDIQTVVDSCTEILKELSADPLQHQPGLLDTRYLHRRMFFRTAPQACPCVAGNYRGSDFDCLRSYMVYFGTNFGTPPTSVSILMEDFHNELSVAVQQLDAIVEKSSLSKSKAGDLVKVVSVAAAMITRFFTIHPYANGNGHIGRLMVWILLARFNRTPVSWKLHKSPPGYGDLLNLYRAGQKKPLERFILQSVIA